Below is a window of Streptomyces sp. NBC_01429 DNA.
TGCCCGGTGCGGTGATTGTCTGGCTGACGACCTGAACAATGCCGTCACCTGGCATCCGTCACATGAGTATCCATACTCACGTTCGCATCCGTGAACCGACTCTGCGGCCCGCGCCGTCAGCAGGACAACTTGCGAGAGCCGTCCGGCAGTTGGCCACGCGGCCAGCAGGCCGGACGCCTTACGTGGTCTTGTGAAGCACGATGCCCTCGTTCGTCAGTCCGGCGGTCGCCGAAGCCCTGGTCGGTCGGTGCGCGTGAGGCGAGGCGTGTGGCGAGGCGTGTGGCGAGGGCCTCGCCCTCGATGTCCAGGGTGGGCACGAGCCCGTTCATCCCGGGGGGC
It encodes the following:
- a CDS encoding MMPL family transporter, yielding MVAAAALIMVGVFAGFTLTDDIILKTVGFALAVGVLLDAFLVRMLLVPAAMLIIGRRVWWMPPGMNGLVPTLDIEGEALATRLATRLASRAPTDQGFGDRRTDERGHRASQDHVRRPACWPRGQLPDGSRKLSC